In the genome of Mytilus edulis chromosome 3, xbMytEdul2.2, whole genome shotgun sequence, one region contains:
- the LOC139518157 gene encoding uncharacterized protein produces MNRICSLSFSENQKDRIKLDKCYKFRVYPRGVGNFRLDGNAKIFYIRECDTGIDSIQMDLALNPEPLSVSTALKQPNGELISIVGVVHTVSSKVTDPIDTECSIGQVSMAV; encoded by the exons ATGAATAGAATTTGTTCACTGTCTTTCTCGGAAAATCAGAAGGACAGAATAAAGTTGGACAAATGCTACAAATTTAGAGTTTATCCCAGGGGAGTAGGCAACTTTCGATTGGATGGTAATGCAAAG attttttacatAAGAGAGTGTGATACTGGAATTGATTCTATTCAAATGGACTTGGCTTTAAATCCAGAACCTTTATCAGTTTCAACAGCACTGAAACAACCAAACGGAGAACTGATAAGCATAGTAGGCGTAGTTCATACGGTAAGTTCTAAG GTAACAGATCCTATTGATACTGAATGTTCAATAGGACAAGTAAGTATGGCtgtttaa